The Metabacillus schmidteae nucleotide sequence ACGTACAAGGACGGAGAAGTGTGGATGGACAAATAAAGGGACAGGGGGACAGGTACCTTGTCCCGCCCAAAGGAAAGGGACAGGGTACCTGTCCCCCTGTCCCTTTATTTGTCCATCCACACTTCTCCGTCCTTGTACGTCATTTGTTCTGGGTAGCGTAGGTTCAGGACTTCCTCCTGTGTTTCGATTGAAGGAGCTTTTGTAGATAGTGAGACAATGATGTTTGTTAGGATGGCTGCAGCTGCACCGAAGACACCTGCGCCTGTGTCAATAATACCTGCGATTGTGAACCCGCCATATTTAGAGGCAAAGATGTAGATGAGTGTGACAGCTAAGCCGACGATCATTCCAGAGATTACTCCTTGTGTGTTTGAGCGCTTCCACCAAACTCCAATGAGGAGAGCCGGGAAGAATGTACCTGAAGCCAGCGCGAAGGCCCATGCGACGATTTGGGTGATCGCTCCCGGAGGATTTAGTGCAATCAATCCTGCTAATACGGTAGCAATGACGATCGACCAGCGAGCAACGGCTAAACGATTCTTTTCCGATGCATCCGGCTTCAAGACTCGATAGTAAATATCATGTGCAAAGGAAGACGAAATGGCGATCATTAAGCCGCCGGCCGTTGAAAGGGCAGCTGCCATTGCTCCTGCAGCAACGAGACCGATGACAAACATTCCAAGATTGGCGATTTCCGGTGTTGCCATGACGACAATATCATTTGAAATGATTAATTCACTCCATTGTAAAATGCCATCACCGTTTCCATCGGCAATTTGCAGCTTACCTGTGTTCACCCATGATGCTGTCCATGCAGGCAGTTCAGATAGCTTTTGACCAGCTACTTGTGTCATTAGGATAAATCTTGAAAAAGCTGCGTATGCCGGTGCTGATAAATATAAAAGGCCTATAAACAGAATAGCCCACGCACCTGACCATCTAGCCGCTTTCATCGTTGATACTGTGTAAAAACGGACAATAACGTGAGGGAGACCAGCCGTTCCAGCCATTAGCGTAAACATAAGGGCCAGGAACTGCCATTTCGTACCGTTTGTAAATGGTGCAAAATATTCGGAGATTCCGAGCTGACGATCAAGCTCCCCCATTTCCTCAACAATTTTTCCGTAAGAAAGCCATGGAGCAGGATTTCCTGTGATTTGGAGAGACATAAAAATAACCGGTACTAAGTATGCAATGATGAGAATAATGTATTGAGCCACTTGTGTCCAAGTAATCCCCTTCATCCCGCCAAAGGCAGCGTAAAATGCAATTAGTACGACACCTATCATTGTTCCAAGCTTCGCATCAATTTCAAAAAGACGGCCGATAACAACTCCTGAACCTGATAGTTGGCCGATTGAGTACGTAAAGCTAATAATAATCGTACAAACAGCCGCAAGCACACGGGCGGTGTGACTGTTATACCGATCTCCGATAAATTCAGGAACAGTATATCGACCATATTTTCGAAGCTGTGGCGCGAGCAGGAAGGTTAATAGAAGGTATCCACCTGTCCATCCCATAATATAAGCAAGTCCATCATATCCGAGTAACATAATCGTTCCAGCCATCCCAATGAATGAGGCTGCACTCATCCAATCTGCTCCAATGGCCATTCCGTTAAAAATCGGCGGGACACCACGACCAGCTACATAAAAGTCAGATGTTTGCTTCGCTGTATTGTAAACCGCTATACCAATATATAAGGCAAAAGTAAGTAAAATAATTGCGAGTGAAACAAGAAACTGAGCGTCCATGAAATTCCCCCTTTTTAATTGAGCACTTCCTTATGTACTCTTTGCCTAGTGAAAAAATACCTTATCCCCTTTTACATTTTTTTGTTTCCTTACCGCTCAACGTGATTCTTACACTTAATGATCTAAGGTTTTTCCAGCACTAAGCTGTTCATTTTTGGATTCATCAATGCCATATTTTTTATCAATTGAATCACTGACCTTTGCGTTAATAAACAATAAAAGAATAAAGACCACAACAGCCCCCTGTGCCCCCATAAAATAATGAAACGGAAAGCCATTAATAGAAAAGCCGCTAAAAAACTCTGCAAATAAGACAATTCCAAACGATGATAAACCACCGATAAGTAAGTAAATCACAATGTTTCTTGTTCGTTCTTTAAAATAGTCATCTGCTACTTTTTTATCAATTTTTTTCATAAAGCACCTCCGGATTAAATATGATCACTCGGAACCTTAAGATAAACTAAAAATGAATTTTACAGTATCTAAAAATGGTGCAGGAACTAATGCAATTTGGACAACGAAGTAGATAAGTAGTGTCACAACTGGGATAAGTAAGAACTGAGGCTTTTTCACTCTTAAGCATAAGATCAGACTAAAAAGAGTTAAAGCAAGCATCAAGATTAATGTCATCATATTTGACTCTCCTCCTTCATATGATTGTAAGCGTTATCATTTTATGTTATACTGAATACACCTCCCGACAGCTTTAACATGTCTTATTATGTATGGAAAGTCAGTAGTTGGTCAATAAAAAAATTGAAAATTAAGGAAATTTTCCTTCGACAACTTTTTTGTAGACTGTCGTCTTTTTCTATAAAATTTGGTATCTTTAACCTATTATGAAGATAAAAAAATCATTACTCTATATATGTTTTCTTAGCTATTTATCATTGCTTTTATATTTATTATTTTTCTCAGCGTACCGACAGTCTGTTGAGGGAGAGATTGCGAATAACCTTATTCCATTCAAAACGATAGAAGCTTATTTTCTAAGCTTTGATGGGTTTACACTCACTGACCCCTTTATCGGAAATATTTTGGCGTTTCTTCCGCTAGGAGTTTTTCTGCCTTGGTTGTTTAGGAGGATGGATTCTTTTCGGAGAGTTGTTTTAGGGTCCTTTATCTTGTCATTGTCTGTTGAAGTATTACAGCTGCTATTTCGGGTAGGAGCATTTGATGTGGATGATTTGCTATTAAATACGTTAGGTGGAGGATTTGGGTTCTGTTTGTTTTGGGTAGTAAAAAAATCGAGGTTGATCTCTGAGTAATTTGAGTTCAACCTCGTATCGTTGGAGGGACAAGGAACCTGTCCCTCTGTCCCAATTATGAATTTAAAGTTGTGTTTGAAGCTTCTGGTTGAGTGCTGTCTTCTTTACCTTCAGTTGCGCCTTTTTCTGCATCTTTGTCAGCGTCTTTGTCTGATTCTGGAGCTTTTTCTGATTTGTCAGCGTCTTCTTTTGGAGTTTCAGTGTCTTTTGCTGGAGCTTCTTCAGCTGGTGTTTCTTCTTTAGCTGGTGTTTCAGTTTCACCTTCACCTGCTGGAGCTTCCTCACTTACTTCTTCCTCTGTTACTTCTTCTTCAGCTGATTCTTCAATGGATGTTACCGGCTTGCCCATGAAGCTTTCAGGATTTACTGCTGTACCTGCTTGGCGAATTTCAAAGTGAACATGGTTGCCATCTTCTTCATTGTAAAGATTTTCACCAGATTTACCGATTACTTCGTTTTGCTCTACTTTGTCACCAGCTTGTACACTAGCTTCTGCTAATGATTGATAAACTGTTACTACATCGTTTTCGTGCTCGATTTCCACAACAAATCCTAAGATTGGATCTTTTTCAGCTTTTGTTACAGTACCACTAAGTGATGCTACAACATCGAATTGCTTTTGATCTTCTCTTGCGATGTCGATTCCTTTGTTCATTCTATACGTATTGTTATAGAATACAAGTGCTGCTTCCTGCTCTTCTGTTGTTGCGTTTGGATCATAAAACTTTTTCACAACTGATACTACCTCTGGATCTACTGCAGGCATATTGAAGTTTTCTTTAGTTGCATTAACTTCAACTGCTTCTTGCTCATCTAATGCGATTTCATCTTGATTATTTTGCAGATCCTCTGCTACATTGTTGCTAATGTTTTGATACCATAATACTGCTGTAAGGATAACTGCTGCAGCCATTAGGTAAATTGCCGGAAATACCCAACGTTTTCTAAAAAATTGTTGAACTTTTGATTGAGAAGTACGTTTCTTTTCTTCCTCTCTCATTCTATCATCACCTCAGAAATCAGTCTGAACAGATTATCTGAATTATATACACATTCCCCAAAAAAATTTTTTAAAATTAGTTTGCGCAATGTTTATAATAATATGTATGGATTTTAAAAAAATTTTTTAGGAGTATTTTTTAGATGAAAAAAATTGTATTTACGTTATTACCTTTTTTTTATATGGCCTTTATTTGGACATTATCAAGTTTTCCTGCAGATGCAATTGTCGATACACAGCTTTCCTTTGATGCTTTATTAAAGGAATCATTACACCTGATCGAATTCGCGATTCTTTATTGGCTCATTGCCTTTGCTTTTATGGCACATGGAAAGTGGACCGAAAAAGCGAGTATGTTTGCGGCCATCATTGCTATTTTTTATGGACTTACTGATGAAATTCATCAATCATTTGTACCCGCCCGCTCAGCAACTATCATTGATTTTATTAAAGATACGATCGGTGTGGCGGTTTCTTATTGGATTGCGAAACGGAAATTCTTTTCGAATTAATTTAAACAGCGAGCTTAGCGATGTATCGGTGAAAAACAAGAAATATCAGCGGATTTGCCGATTAATCATCGAAATCAAAATATATCGGCGAGTTTACTTAATATTAGCCAAATGCAAAAAGGAGCCCGAGGGCTCCTTTATTGTTTTGCTGTATATTTAGATAAGAAAGGTTCTGCTTCAGATACTTTTGTTCCTTTATAATAATGAGAAACAATTTCTTCATATGTTTTGCCACCCTCAGCCATAAAGTTGGCACCGTATTGGCTCATTCCAACGCCATGACCGAAGCCTTTTGTTTCAATGACAACAGAGTCACCTTTAATTTCCCATGTGAAATCACTTGAATTTAGCCCAAGCTCTTCTCTAATTTTTCTTCCAGTGAATTCTTTTCCATCTATTTCAACCTTTGCTACACGTTTCCCTGGTGTTAGCCCGGTTATTTTTCCAATTGTGCCGCTTGATGTGTCGAGGTTTACACCTAATTTACTTTCAAACTCTTTAATCGTTATCACTTTCTTCTCATAAAATTTAGGTGATTTTTCATCCCATGAGCTTTCTACACTTTTTAAATAAGGAATTTCTTCTGTCCAATAAGCTTCAGAATTTTCTGTATAGCCATTACTTGTCGAGAAAAACGATGCATCAATAGGCTGGTCCTGATATGTAAGAATTTTTCCTTGTGTAGCAGCAACTGCTTCTGTAATTTTTTGCAGCTTTGATTCATATTGGTCTCCCCAAGCTGCTTTAAGCTCTTCGCGATTTTTATATACTTGATGGTCTTGAGTATCTTGCACCACAGACCCTTCAGGTGCGCCTAATGTTTGATTACTCATTAACCGTTTCGTTATATACGTTCTAGCAGCTAAAGCTTGAGCCTTTAATGCCTCAAGTTCAAATTCTGCAGGCATTTCAGATGCAACAACTCCGATTACATATTCCTCTAATGGCACTTCCTCTATTTGCTTTGCTTGGCTGCGATATACAGGCACGTCTAAAGGTGATTCCGCCAATACGGGAGCATCTTCACTTTTAGCGACAGTCAAATCTTGCCCCAATTTTCCTTTTGATTGCTCCATAAAAGGTGTAACGAGTAGTGTGGGAATGAGGAGTATGATGATAAATAATCCTCCAAATGCGAAGAGAATTGGTTTAACTGGTCTCATGTTCGGCCTCCAATTTTTTTAGGTTGAGTAGTATGTCTATAGTTCATCTTATGGCCGTGGACAAGCAATTATGAC carries:
- a CDS encoding sodium:solute symporter family protein, whose amino-acid sequence is MDAQFLVSLAIILLTFALYIGIAVYNTAKQTSDFYVAGRGVPPIFNGMAIGADWMSAASFIGMAGTIMLLGYDGLAYIMGWTGGYLLLTFLLAPQLRKYGRYTVPEFIGDRYNSHTARVLAAVCTIIISFTYSIGQLSGSGVVIGRLFEIDAKLGTMIGVVLIAFYAAFGGMKGITWTQVAQYIILIIAYLVPVIFMSLQITGNPAPWLSYGKIVEEMGELDRQLGISEYFAPFTNGTKWQFLALMFTLMAGTAGLPHVIVRFYTVSTMKAARWSGAWAILFIGLLYLSAPAYAAFSRFILMTQVAGQKLSELPAWTASWVNTGKLQIADGNGDGILQWSELIISNDIVVMATPEIANLGMFVIGLVAAGAMAAALSTAGGLMIAISSSFAHDIYYRVLKPDASEKNRLAVARWSIVIATVLAGLIALNPPGAITQIVAWAFALASGTFFPALLIGVWWKRSNTQGVISGMIVGLAVTLIYIFASKYGGFTIAGIIDTGAGVFGAAAAILTNIIVSLSTKAPSIETQEEVLNLRYPEQMTYKDGEVWMDK
- a CDS encoding DUF4212 domain-containing protein codes for the protein MKKIDKKVADDYFKERTRNIVIYLLIGGLSSFGIVLFAEFFSGFSINGFPFHYFMGAQGAVVVFILLLFINAKVSDSIDKKYGIDESKNEQLSAGKTLDH
- a CDS encoding VanZ family protein, translating into MKIKKSLLYICFLSYLSLLLYLLFFSAYRQSVEGEIANNLIPFKTIEAYFLSFDGFTLTDPFIGNILAFLPLGVFLPWLFRRMDSFRRVVLGSFILSLSVEVLQLLFRVGAFDVDDLLLNTLGGGFGFCLFWVVKKSRLISE
- a CDS encoding M23 family metallopeptidase; the encoded protein is MREEEKKRTSQSKVQQFFRKRWVFPAIYLMAAAVILTAVLWYQNISNNVAEDLQNNQDEIALDEQEAVEVNATKENFNMPAVDPEVVSVVKKFYDPNATTEEQEAALVFYNNTYRMNKGIDIAREDQKQFDVVASLSGTVTKAEKDPILGFVVEIEHENDVVTVYQSLAEASVQAGDKVEQNEVIGKSGENLYNEEDGNHVHFEIRQAGTAVNPESFMGKPVTSIEESAEEEVTEEEVSEEAPAGEGETETPAKEETPAEEAPAKDTETPKEDADKSEKAPESDKDADKDAEKGATEGKEDSTQPEASNTTLNS
- a CDS encoding VanZ family protein, which translates into the protein MKKIVFTLLPFFYMAFIWTLSSFPADAIVDTQLSFDALLKESLHLIEFAILYWLIAFAFMAHGKWTEKASMFAAIIAIFYGLTDEIHQSFVPARSATIIDFIKDTIGVAVSYWIAKRKFFSN
- the spoIID gene encoding stage II sporulation protein D, which gives rise to MRPVKPILFAFGGLFIIILLIPTLLVTPFMEQSKGKLGQDLTVAKSEDAPVLAESPLDVPVYRSQAKQIEEVPLEEYVIGVVASEMPAEFELEALKAQALAARTYITKRLMSNQTLGAPEGSVVQDTQDHQVYKNREELKAAWGDQYESKLQKITEAVAATQGKILTYQDQPIDASFFSTSNGYTENSEAYWTEEIPYLKSVESSWDEKSPKFYEKKVITIKEFESKLGVNLDTSSGTIGKITGLTPGKRVAKVEIDGKEFTGRKIREELGLNSSDFTWEIKGDSVVIETKGFGHGVGMSQYGANFMAEGGKTYEEIVSHYYKGTKVSEAEPFLSKYTAKQ